The Humulus lupulus chromosome 3, drHumLupu1.1, whole genome shotgun sequence genome window below encodes:
- the LOC133823912 gene encoding uncharacterized protein LOC133823912, whose protein sequence is MDVVKKQTALLEGNLASLQANRMMQVSVILSLTWHYFHLYSCSCCFYSEILLLWKGRTSLERTAKAAELEQKMAPLEVGCANLNQELQDMEARVRRGQNKLPEEANQAIQVSNYFGSTIFGQTIKSSKRWCWKAGENRSVRKEENRIATYLTEQGRLVDHFPDVVSYFLDHFRSFMGSPSFATTKINLQCIEMSNKLSVEQQLALLKSFSPKEIRTTFFSIPNNKSLGPDGFGSDFFLALWLDIGGDICRAFGNFFETGHFPAELHNTTISLVPKIDTSARAVDYRPIACCSTIYKCVSKLLCSHLAKALPGLVQQNQGAFVQGIQSSVKVLKATLNGFSSATGLKVNTRKSHIYFGGVAAADRETIAHEIQLTEGSFPLKYLGVPMRPTKWKPEDCGTVIKKIKLRLHNWGSRHLSFAGIIELIHSVFGLRNYWMSIFVLPQSVVKEVEKLCRGFLWGLNGNRSKIHIASLEENSTFWDHKLNSDLSWYWRKLCHLRGKFSQTEVRAAGLTGKFRASKLYNSSVCQHQVDYHQAEVQKMRVQMAAMKRDAEHYSRQEISGLVQFI, encoded by the exons ATGGATGTAGTTAAGAAACAAACTGCTTTGTTGGAAGGAAATCTTGCATCTCTGCAG GCAAACAGAATGATGCAGGTCAGTGTGATTCTTTCTCTCACATGGCATTATTTTCATTTATACTCTTGCTCATGCTGCTTTTATTCTGAGATTCT GCTTCTATGGAAAGGGAG GACATCTCTTGAGAGGACTGCAAAGGCAGCGGAGCTCGAGCAAAAGATGGCTCCGCTTGAG GTTGGATGTGCAAATTTGAATCAAGAGCTGCAAGATATGGAAGCTCGTGTACGGCGAGGGCAAAATAAGTTACCAGAAGAGGCAAATCAAGCAATTCAG GTATCAAACTATTTCGGTTCTACAATTTTTGGACAGACTATAAAGAGTTCAAAAAGGTGGTGCTGGAAAGCTGGAGAAAATCGATCAGTG CGTAAAGAAGAGAACAGAATAGCCACCTATCTAACTGAGCAAGGTAGATTAGTTGATCATTTTCCTGATGTTGTGTCTTATTTCTTGGACCACTTTAGAAGTTTTATGGGCAGCCCTAGCTTTGCCACTACGAAGATCAACTTACAATGTATTGAGATGAGCAATAAACTCTCGGTTGAGCAGCAACTTGCTCTCTTGAAATCGTTCTCTCCTAAGGAAATTAGAACAACATTTTTTAGCATTCCCAACAATAAGTCCCTGGGACCTGATGGGTTTGGTTCTGATTTCTTCTTAGCTTTATGGCTTGACATTGGAGGAGACATTTGTAGAGCATTTGGTAATTTCTTTGAGACGGGGCATTTTCCAGCCGAGCTTCATAATACAACCATTTCCTTGGTCCCTAAAATAGATACCTCTGCAAGGGCAGTGGACTATAGGCCCATTGCTTGTTGTTCCACAATCTACAAGTGTGTTTCTAAATTACTGTGTTCCCATCTGGCCAAGGCCCTTCCTGGTTTAGTTCAACAGAACCAAGGTGCCTTTGTTCAAG GGATTCAATCTTCTGTTAAGGTGCTAAAAGCAACTCTAAATGGGTTTAGTTCTGCTACAGGGCTCAAAGTTAATACAAGAAAATCCCACATTTATTTTGGGGGAGTGGCTGCAGCAGATAGAGAGACCATTGCTCATGAGATTCAACTTACTGAAGGGTCTTTTCCTCTCAAATACTTGGGAGTTCCTATGCGGCCTACTAAGTGGAAACCTGAGGATTGTGGCACTGTTATCAAAAAGATAAAATTGAGGTTACATAATTGGGGTAGTAGGCATCTTTCTTTTGCGGGCATAATTGAACTTATTCATTCAGTGTTTGGTCTTCGCAATTACTGGATGAGCATATTTGTTCTTCCCCAAAGTGTTGTTAAGGAAGTTGAGAAGCTTTGTCGTGGCTTTCTTTGGGGTCTCAATGGCAATAGAAGTAAGATTCACATAGCCTCTTTGGAAGAAA ACTCCACCTTTTGGGATCACAAACTGAATTCAGATTTGAGTTGGTATTGGAGAAAACTTTGTCACTTGCGGGGAAAATTTAGCCAAACTGAAGTGAGAGCGGCTGGTTTAACAGGGAAGTTTAGAGCTTCTAAACTCTATAACAGCTCTGTTTGCCAACATCAGGTTGACTATCATCAG GCTGAAGTGCAAAAAATGAGAGTTCAAATGGCTGCCATGAAGAGGGATGCTGAGCATTATTCACGTCAG GAAATATCTGGTCTTGTACAATTCATCTAG